The Polyodon spathula isolate WHYD16114869_AA unplaced genomic scaffold, ASM1765450v1 scaffolds_1134, whole genome shotgun sequence DNA window ACTCCAGTTTCCAAAATCTGCTCTGCTATTGTGCTTCGGTTACATCAAGGCTGGATtactgcaatgcttttttttgcCGGGCTTCCAAAAACTACTCTAGCCAAGCTTCAATGGATTCAAAGCTGCAGCTGGAATCTTGACAATAGGTACTAAGATGCACCATCACATAATCCCATTCTGTTAGGcctccactggctccctgtaACTCAAAGAATAGAGTACAAGGTAATTCTGCTTACTTATAAGGCTCTGTAAGGCCTGGCCCCTGCCTATTTGTCTGAACTTATACAGCGTTATGTCCCAAATCGAGCACTGCACTCTGTTGATGCCTCCTTGcttaatgtaccttttttttgGACAGCTACTTTTGATGCACACGCCTTTTGATGTCTCATGCCTAAACTTTCCCAAAAtctctttgtttaaaattagactgaagactttgttgtttGACCAGACTTATAATTaggtattttattgtttttacgtACATTTTCTGAAGCGCCTTGAgacattttattatgtatatgGGGCACTACATAAAAtatatgattgattgattgactagtACAAATAAACTTACTggtttagcctagaacaaagaagggtTAGAGAGGGAATTGATTAAAAGTCTCTAGATCTTAAAAGGACTTGACATAGCTAAGCTTAACCAGTACTTTAAGCACATCACAGAAAGCAGGGCTTACAAAACAATGACACAAGTACCTGTATGTACTGTCGTTAAGATTGTGCCGTGCATAAAACAATGGATTTGAAACCACAGCATGTCAAGATTGTGGGATAGGAGTAAACAAGAGTAATGTACAATCGGTCAGGGTCCAGTGGGTTTTGAACTATTCAGATTTTTGTAATTTAGTTTACTGAACAGAAGATATGAATCTTTGTGAGAAAaggaagtaaaacaaaaaacaaacaaaccaaaaaggcTCTAAATGTAATATTACAGGACATAACTCCAACAAAAAGCTTTGCTGAAGGAAACCCTTCAGAAAAGCCTTTTGTGTTGCCTATGGCATTTCCCACTGTTTACAACTGCAGCTGGTGGTGCCCTCTAGTGACAGTCCATCTGTAACACACCAAGGCTCTTTTTTGAAGCAAGACCAGTttaagagaattaaaaaaataaacacccaacttacttcagttcatttatttctcttcttgttttgttacatgaaaatgtatttaaaacgtGCCTCAAAACAGACACTCAGGtgttaatgtactgtagcagGCTGGTCTCCACTGTGAAGACATGCTAATCCCAGCAATGAACCATGAATCTACACTTTAATCCTATAATGGGCTACAGAAGGTACAATTATAAGACAATCATTTCAAGACAGTAAAAGCCATTTCAAGTCATTTCTGCCTGCACACATACAAAACTGCAAAGGTTCCTAAATTACCTTCCTCCGCTTGCCTCTGCCTTTACTTACAACTACATCCTTTCTCCCAAGGCTCCACATTGACAGTTTTGAACCTGTCAAGAAACGTTCATCGTTTCTGGTGGATCAACAGATCTGCCCACATCAAccagctgctaggaaccggacgagcccTGCTGGACCGACGGATTCCTATCTCCTGTTCTGGTTTTCTTACTGTGTTTTCTAGAAGGGGAACCTGTTTATACTGAGTGTTTGTAATACGCCAGCAAGTCATCGAGAGACTGCTGCTCTGGTGGAGGAGTCTGGGAGGCTGCTGCTTGTGTGCTTCCAGGGCTCTGTGCTGCTGGGCCCTTGGGGGGATATCCTTGCCTGCTCCTGGtccagcttttcccctggttggGTTTCTTATAGTCGCTGAAGTATTCTGAAGGAGGAGCAAACTCTGCCTCCCGTTCATCCCTCCGTCGACTTGTCCACTGGCCAAGAGCGAACTCTGAAAAAAGAAATCAAGAAAGTTCAGCCGCAGTTTTAAACGGAAATGGAAATAGAAATGtgaacaaacaacaaaagcattCTCAGTGTCATAATCCATAGTCTTATCAGATACGTACAATTGACATGTCCAGAGGTTAAAAAGAACGCGGCAGTGAAAAGGTTCATTTATAacagacaacacctgtaatggaactttgaGAGAATCCTAGAACACAGCTTGTAAAGACACTGTGTGTAAAAGCCAGTGGTCTGTATCACTAATATAGTCAGATGTTAAAACAACGTGGCACTGAAACGGTTAATGTTGACTGGACACCTCCTGTAAAAGAACTTTACTGAAAACTCACTCCAGGGCTGGTAACACATCTGGCAATGTTCTGCATAAGGTGAACTCATGTAGCTGAACTGGATTGTGATCAGACAGCATCGAATCTACTGTACGACTGTATCATACCCTTGTATAGGAAGCTTCTTACCTTTTCCTTTATCCCATTCCCGCACATGAGGAATACCCAtctttgtgtcttttcgttcttGGATGACAATGTCCACCTTCTTATTCTCCACGGATGCAGGTGATTTTTGTTCTGGTAACAAAGGCACAAGCCCAACAATCTCCTCTTTCTCCACTGAAAAACAGATTGACAGCAACAGGTAAAATAcagtttacaaaatatatagtAGATGCCAATATTGATGTGATATAGCCATTTGAAATTTTGGCAGGATGTCTTGTATTAAAAATTACATCCCcattaaagtgattgcagctctAAAAATAATTATGTAACTCAACAGCTTGTGTACTCCAAGTCGTTATATACAAGtcacaaatgtgcagttttgaaataaacatacgttatagtaaacttgtattatttattttaaaatatgatgtcTGGTGCTACCGGAATTCTCTGTTTAAGATTAATGAAAGGATTATGTTAGCTACGATTACTTTAAGCTGAGCTATACCGTTTTGAAATGTGCTACCTTCATTGTCTGCTACATCCAGCTGCTCTTCTGCTCCATCTCCTTTCAGTTTCTTCATCTTCCTCTGACGTACTTTCGCAAGTCTGGCATCCAACATGGCTTTCCGTGTGCCCTTTAACTTTTCTCGCTTGGCTCTTTGCTCCGTGGTCTGGACGAAATTAAAATAATGGTGTTCAAAAACATCACGGCATGTCTTTTATTACGGCTTGGGAGGCTTACTAAAATTTGCAAAATACTAAGAGAGTCTTCTAAATTTGGAATACTAATGCTTACAATAACAACAACTGAAATAAAagttgtcacattttttaatgtagtacACCAGTCCCCAAGAAGTAAACCCCAAAATCCTTCAGTAGCTTGTGTGAAAGAATGTCCACAGCATGTCTTCCCAATTAGAAAAGTAGTTCTCTAGACATATGTAATGCAAGTATAACCAGATCCACTATGCACACCACCTGTGACACGTACCCCTAAAAAAGAATTAGAGTAGGGAGGATTGATTTGATTAGTTTCTAATCTAGTCAATGTACAGCATGACATTCATAGTGCTGTACATGAAAAAAACCGCATTGCATTATAAAACACTGCTGAGGTAATTTGGTACCTGGTCTCGCAACATGTCCAGAGTCTCCCTCTGTTTAAATCTGAGCGCTTCATCTTGAGCAAAGGCAAAATAACCCACACCAAGCTCCCGTGCCTCTGAAAACCAAATCAGGAAAACACACTGGATTGCTTCTTCACTCATCAATAACCTCAGAACTAGCTTTTGGGGGTGTTGGCATTACATTTGAAATGTCCCCTGAACAGGATTTTTAGGTACAACCTGCCAACACATGTTAAATATTCTATACATACAAATATtctactgcatttttttaatgttgtcaattaaaataattctcacacacaacacagacagaacATCAAAAAAGAAATAACCACAAGCCCCGGTCACCCGAGAAGTGTTACTGTGCTTATACAATGGCACACTGCTGCTTTCAAATGAACAGTGCTTTTGTATTTACGTTGCTTGACACCGACATATTTACATGGTGTGGAATCCTTTTCATCagagaaagccattttataaagaaaaagtcTGCAAAGGGTTAGATTACAGTTTAATCCATATACAGGCTAAAAAAGCACTTCTTGCAGATTTCCAAAGGTCAGAATGGATGAACAGAATGCAGTGGATTTTCTCCTCCCACAGGAGAGACTGGTCAGGGGAGTGTTTGAGCAGTGGAGCCAGTCCTCAGCTCTTTCTATGAGCCCCAGGACAGGTCTGGGGAGTGTCTGAACAATGGAGCCAGTCCACAGCTCTTTCTATGAGCCCCAGGACAGGTCAGGGGAGTGTCTGAGCAGTGGAGCCAGTCCTTAGCTCTTTCTCTGAGCCCCAGGACAGGTCTGGGGAGTGTCTGAACAGTGGAGCCAGTCCACAGCTCTTTCTCTGAGCCCCAGGACAGGTCAGGGGGTATTTAAGCAGTGGAGCCAGTCCACAGCTCTTTCTCTGAGCCCCAGGACAGGTCAGGGGGTATTTAAGCAGTAGAGCCAGTCCACAGCTCTTTCTCTGAGCCCCAGGACAGGTCAGGGGGTATTTAAGCAGTGGAGCCAGTCCACAGCTCTTTCTCCGAGCCCCAGGACAGGCCAGAGGAGTGTTTGAGCAGTGAAGCCAGTCCTCACCTCTTTCTCGGATGTCCTCGTAATGCAGTGGTCCAATGGGCCTCTTCAGcgccgcctcctcctcctcctcccactgCTGCCGCTGCAGTTCACGACGCATGTCTTCAGACagcaaggtctttcccttgtccTCCTGCCTACAAGCAAACAGACTTCGCAAACCTTTCCACAGCAGAACATGCTTCAGATAGATATTTAGGAAGCCTAAACCTTTAGCAACTAAAGTCAAATGTGTGCACATGTGAATAAAAACATCCTTTCCAGCCTCATGtaatgtgatgtcatttcagAATACTGTGTCTACATGTTACAAAAGATTCtccattataaaagtttttaaAGTGTGGCAGTTCAGCTGTAAATAGTGATAATAAATAGGGCTGACTTCATGAGTCATCAGTCATTAAACCAGCaaaataagaattaaaacatAGTGTTAATACAACAAATATGTCAGTTTTGCTGTGGAACTCAGAACTCGTACTAGTGTAGCATTGATTTCGATACATTTCATTAATATCAtttcatttcaatgcattttaagtgTGCAACAAACTGTTATTTATGGCATAATAGCATGGAATGCAGACTGTGGGTGTCAAAGAATGCTTCTGATCAATGATAAATAACAatactttgttaaaaggtttgtgtcagtgggaactaagtaacagttttgttttgtaacaaaattacattgtattctaCACCCTCCAatataaagcaaaagtattattacagtcttttcatattgcactggttaacaaggatatggtatgcaaaacaatggaaaataaacaagcagaagtatagaatttgtatttaaaacctgaattagatctaccattgttaataataataacaacagttaaaTCTAGTAAAAGACAGacctgtagatatcagaacacaagTGTGTAGGCTAACGCTTACAGcacaataatcacaataataatactaataataataataattaataataaataataatacaaacttctaaaatgttttttaaaaattaacaata harbors:
- the LOC121309291 gene encoding coiled-coil domain-containing protein 174-like, whose amino-acid sequence is MCTHLTLVAKGLGFLNIYLKHVLLWKGLRSLFACRQEDKGKTLLSEDMRRELQRQQWEEEEEAALKRPIGPLHYEDIREREARELGVGYFAFAQDEALRFKQRETLDMLRDQTTEQRAKREKLKGTRKAMLDARLAKVRQRKMKKLKGDGAEEQLDVADNEVEKEEIVGLVPLLPEQKSPASVENKKVDIVIQERKDTKMGIPHVREWDKGKEFALGQWTSRRRDEREAEFAPPSEYFSDYKKPNQGKSWTRSRQGYPPKGPAAQSPGSTQAAASQTPPPEQQSLDDLLAYYKHSV